GAAGCAGAGACGGCGGGGCAGGGGCTGGCGCAACTGACCTTGCGCAACGAGCAGGCGTCGCGCCTGATTTATCGTGGCTGAGCCGTGGCAACGCTTTGGTCTGATTACTTTCTCGGCGGGATGCATTACGCTGGCGGTCACCTTCCAGAACAATAAGAACAGGCTTTCCAATGAGCCAGAGTTTCAGCCCGCTGCGTAAGTTTGTTTCGCCTGAAATCATCTTCGGTGCCGGCTGCCGGCATAACGTCGCCAATTACGCCAAGACCTTCGGCGCCCGCAAGGTACTGGTGGTCAGCGACCCCGGTGTGATTGCCGCCGGTTGGGTGGCGGATGTCGAGGCCAGCCTGCAGGCGCAGGGCATCGATTACTGCCTGTACACGGCCGTGTCGCCCAACCCTCGGGTCGAAGAGGTCATGCTGGGCGCCGAGATCTACCGGGAGAACCACTGTGACGTGATTGTCGCCGTGGGCGGCGGCAGCCCGATGGATTGTGGCAAGGCGATCGGCATCGTGGTCGCCCACGGGCGCAGCATCCTTGAGTTCGAAGGCGTGGACATGATCCGCGTGCCCAGCCCGCCGCTGATCCTGATCCCCACCACGGCCGGCACCTCGGCGGACGTGTCGCAGTTCGTGATCATTTCCAACCAGCAGGAGCGCATGAAGTTTTCCATCGTCAGCAAGGCCGTGGTGCCCGACGTCTCGCTGATCGACCCGCAAACCACCCTGAGCATGGACCCGTTCCTGTCAGCGTGCACCGGCATCGATGCGCTGGTGCATGCCATCGAAGCGTTCGTCTCCACCGGCCACGGCCCGTTGACCGACCCCCATGCGCTGGAAGCCATGCGCTTGATCAATGGCAACCTGGTGCAGATGATCGCCAACCCGACCGACATCGCCCTGCGCGAGAAGATCATGCTGGGCAGCATGCAGGCCGGGCTGGCGTTTTCCAACGCGATTCTGGGCGCGGTGCACGCCATGTCCCACAGCCTGGGCGGTTTTCTCGACTTGCCCCACGGCCTGTGCAACGCCGTGCTGGTGGAACACGTGGTGGCGTTCAACTACAGCTCGGCGCCGGAGCGTTTCAAGGTGATTGCCGAGGTATTTGGCATTGATTGTCGCGGCCTCAATCACCGGCAGATCTGCGGGCGCCTGGTGGATCACCTGATCGCCCTGAAGCACGCGATCGGCTTCCACGAAACCCTGGGTTTGCACGGGGTGCGTACGTCCGACATCCCGTTTTTGTCGCAGCATGCGATGGATGACCCGTGCATCCTCACCAACCCCCGCGAGTCGAGCCAGCGTGATGTCGAGGTCGTCTATGGCGAGGCCCTCTGACGAGCAGCAGCGGGCGCTGGCCGGGCTGTTGGGGCTGGGTGACCACTCGGCCCGCAAAAGCCATTACCCGGAGCTTGCGGCCCGCCTGGACGAGCTGGAGGCCGAACGCAACCGCTACAAATGGCTGTTCGAAAACGCCGTCCACGGGATTTTCCAAGCCAGCCTGCAAGAGGGCATGCGTGCCGCCAACCCGGCGCTGGCGCGCATGCTGGGCTACGAGAGCCCCCAAGCGGTGCTGTTTTCCCTGACTGACCTGGCCACCAACCTGTTTGTCGGCGGTGCCGAAGAGCTGCACACCATCACCAGGGCCCTCACGCGTGAACACAGCCTGCACGGCTACGAAACCCGCTTGCGGCGCAAGGACGGCAGCCACCTCGATGTGCTGATGAACTTGCTGCTCAAGCCCGGCCAGGAAGGCTTGGTCGAAGGCTTCGTCGCCGACATCACCGAGCGCAAACAGGCTCAGCAGCACCTGCAACAACTTAATGACGAGCTCGAACAACGGGTCGCTGCCCGTACCGATGAACTGCTGGAGGCCAACCGCAACCTGCAACAGCAGATCACCGAGCGTAAAGCGATTGCCCGGGCCCTGCGCGTTGCCCGCGACGCCGCTGAAACCGCTAACCGCAGCAAGGACAAATACCTCGCTGCCGCCAGCCATGACCTGCTGCAACCGCTCAATGCCGCCCGCCTGCTAATTTCGACCCTGCGCGAACGGCAGTTGCCGGAGGCAGAACAGCTGCTGGTGGAGCGTACCCACCAGGCACTGGAGGGCGCCGAAGACCTGCTGACCGACCTGTTGGACATCTCCCGGCTCGATCAGGCGGCGGTCAAGCCTGATGTCGCGTTGTACCGCCTCGACGAACTGTTCGGCCCACTGGTTTCGGAGTTCCGCTCGGTGGCGGATGCCGAAGGCCTGAAACTGCGGGCGCGCGTCGGCGACTATGCCATCAGCACCGACCTGCGGCTGCTGACACGGATTTTGCGCAACTTTCTCAGCAACGCATGCCGTTACACCGATGAGGGCAAGATCTTGCTGGGGGCCAGGCGTTGCGGCGGTTGCTTGCGTCTGGAGGTGTGGGATACCGGGCGGGGCATCGCCGAGGATCGGCTGGAGGCCATTTTCCTTGAGTTCAATCAGCTGGACGTCGGCCGCGCTGCCGATCGCAAAGGCGTAGGCCTGGGCTTGGCCATCGTCGAGCGGATCGCCAAGATTCTTGGTTACCGGGTCCAGGTGCGGTCATGGCCGGGCCGTGGCTCGATGTTCAGCATCGAGGTGCCGATCGGCGAAAAAATCCCCCTGCCTATCCACCCAGCCGCGCCGCAGCCCAGTGCCGGTAACCCGTTGCCGGGCCGGCGGCTGCTGGTGGTCGACAACGAAGTGAGCATCCTCCAGAGCATGGGGGCGCTGCTTGGGCAGTGGGGCTGCGAGGTGGTGACCGCCACCGACGAGGCGGGTGCCTTGGTGGCCTTGCAGGGGCACGCGCCGGAACTGATCCTGGCGGATTTTCACCTGGATCACGGCGTTGTGGGGTGCGAGGTGGTCAGGCACTTGCGCGAACATTTTGCCACCGCCATTCCTGCGGTGATCATCACCGCAGACCGCAGCGATCAGTGCCGACGCGCGTTGCACAAGCTCGGCGCGCCGCTGCTGAACAAGCCGGTCAAACCGGGGAAGTTGCGGGCCGTGTTGAGCCAGTTGCTTGGATAGGCCCGTGACAGGCTTGTGAGCGGCATCGGGCAGCTGCCGTTGCCGCCACTGACGCCCGAGGCCTGAGCCCATGGGCCATGCTCAGAAGGTGTAGTCCAGCATGCCTACGACTGCGCTTTGCAGGCGCCGCTCGACAATCGGGCTGTCTGCTGCCTCCTTGGACAAATACTGTACGTCCAGCAGGGTTGTGAATGTGGTGTGTTCGCCCAATGGCACGGCCCACGTCAGATTCATGCCCGTACTGACCAACCCCCCTTTGGCGTCATAGGCCTGGAAGCGGCGACGTTCCAGAAGGGTTGCGGCACGAAGCTGGCGATGGCGCGGTCGCGTTCGACCACCAGGCGCAGGGTTGGCGTTTGGACGCGGCCTACCGGTAGCAGACCGTCGAAGCCGGCGCGGCGGCCGAGCAGGGTGAACAGTCGACTCAAATTGATGCCCACCAGCCAGTCGGCGCGGGAGCGGGCCAGTGCACAGTGGTACAGCGGCAGGGTCTGTTCGCCTGGACGCAAGGCGGCCAAGGCGCGGCGGATCGAGGCCTCATCCAGGGCGGACAGCCAGAGGCGCAGGATCGGTCCCTGGTACTGACAGCGCTCAAGGATCTCGCGGGCGATCATCTCACCCTCGCGATCAGCATCGGTGGCGATAACCACCTCGCCGCACGTACGCAACAGTTGGTCGATTACCTTCAGCTGGCTGGCGACCTTGGGCTTGACCACCAACTGCCAGCGGCTGGGAATGATCGGCAAGTCGTCCAGCGACCAGCGTTTGTAATCACCATAGGTTTCAGGGGGCGCGGTTTCCAGCAGATGGCCGACGCACCAGGTGACGGTGACGTTCTGGCCCTGCAGGCAGCCATCACCGCGCCGGCTGGCCTGCAGGACCCGGGCGATGTCGCGGGCTTGGGACGGTTTCTCGCAAATAAACAGGCGCATACGTGGGCCCTCTCGGTGGGTACCGACAGGGTGGGGCAGTGGTCGTGGAACGCTAGGGTAAAGCCGAAACCGGTGGGGTCGATTCGATGTGTCAGCGCCGGGCGAAACCCTTACTTGCGTTGCGCGAGATGAGTGGCCAGCGTTTGCAGAAACTCTAGGGCGAACTGCTTATCGGCGTCGCCCAGCTCCTTGATGATCGCGGTGATCTGCTGGCCCTGATCCTGGGGGCGAGGACTGATGGCCAGCAGCAGTTCATCGACGGGGCAACCGTACAGGTCGGCCAACTGCAGCAGCTTCGTCACGGACAGCTCAACCAGGCCACGCTCCAGGCGCGAGACGGCCTCGCCGGAAATGCGCAGGTGCTCGCCGACCTGGTCCTGGGTCAAGCGGCGGTCGCGACGATACTTCGCCAACTGGCGGCCAATGTGATGTGGGCTAGGCTCTTTGACGGGCAACGGGGCGCTCTCCAATTCGACCCATATGGTTGACTAGCCACCTAGGGATATGAACGGCTCAAAGAGTTGACTGACAACCCTATGAGGTGTATCACGAAAAATAACTGCATGACCCGCCCGTTCACACGGAGGCTTCAACTTGCACGGATCCCACCAGAGTGAGGCAGATAAGTTAGCGATCAAGGCCTACGAGCTGTTCATGGCTACCCATCTGGAACCGGACAATGCGCAGGCGCGCGCGCTGTTGATTGCTTGGGTTCAGGAGAGTCCGGCGCACTGGCGGGCATTCCTTGCCCTGGATCAGTGCCTGACGGAGGTGAAGCAGTTGCTGGAGAGTGGACAGCGCGGGAAAGCCCGGCGAGATGGATAGCGTGCCGAGCGTCAATGCTGCCCGCCGGCTGAGCTGCGCAACCCCTGCGGTACCGCGCAGGGCGCAGCGATTCCACTGACTTCCACCTTCACCCGGCCTTGCGCGGAGCTTTCTTGCCACCGCCTTTACGCGTGGCGTTGGGAGTGTCCTGCGCCTTCTCGCGCATGGTGACCGAGGCCAGGCGATGCGGCAGGATACCGATGCGCCGCGCTTCGACCTTGAACGTCACCCGCGCGTTGTCTTCGCTGTCCTCCCACTCATCCTTGACCGTGCGGCCCTCGACCAAGACGCGCATGCCTTTCTGGTACAGCGTGCTCCAGTGCTCGGCATCGCGGTGCCAGAGCTCGACGGGCGCCCAGTAGCCGCCGCGATCCTCGTAGCCGCCTTCACGCGGTACCGGGTTGTCGAAATAGACGTTCAGCCGCAACAGGCGCCGCGGTTCATCCGGGTTGGAGTTGAACTCCTGGAATTCCGGCACGCTGCCGATGTTGCCTTCACCTACAAATAACGTACTCATGCGGGTCACTCCTCGGTGGGGAAGCGGGTAATGGCGAGCTCGGCGGCCTCGAGCTTGCTGGCACCGGCGACGGCCTGGCGATACAGCGACTGCAGGCTGCTCATCTGCAGGTTCAGCACCACGCGGTTGGTCTCCAGCTGATACAACGCCTGCCGTAGCTCAGGGTGCAAATGCGGATGAACCACCGCTTCCTGCCACACCTGCACGCCCATGCGCTGAAAGTCCGGACTGCGCCAGCGCAGGAAGTCGGTGCCCGTCGCGCTGTGCTGGACGACCAGTCGCAGCTCCAGCAGCGAGAAGGGGGGCTGCGCCATGATCGCCAGCATCACCGCCATCAATTCGGCGACCTGAGTACGCATGCGCAGGATCGTGTTGGCGAACTGCTGCAGCTCCCCCTTACCCTTAAAAGGCTTTAAAAGGCCTTTTAGGGAGGCACCTTGTGCGAACTCGCGATAGGCATCCGCTGACAACCGCCGGGCAATTGCATCGGCCAGTGTCATGCCTCACCCCCTTCATCCGGGACTTCCGGTGTAGGTTGTGCCTCGGCCTCCGGCAGGGCAGGTTGATTCGGCTCATCGGGATCCGACGTGGTCTGGCTCCGTGTGATGGGTGGGGCGAATTGGGAGCGGTGGCTGCCTTCGAGGATCTTGCGTGGGGGCGTGCCGAACTTGTCGATCGCTTCACGGGCGCGGGCGTTGTTGGCGGCCATGTCATCCCGATTGACCCCCGCCAGGCGATAGCGCTGGGCCAGACCGAACAGGCTGCGCAGCTCGTGGGCGCCGCGATCGATCCAGTTTTCCATGTCGGGGCGGCCGATTAAGGCTGTGTGGTGGGCGAGCAGAACGCGGCGCACCAGGGCGTCGTAGTCGGTCAGCAGGTAGACCGCGAGAAAGCCCAGCTGGCTGCCGATGAACAGGGGGAGGGTGACGGGATGGATATTGAGGTTGTCGCCGATATCGACTTGGGTCGGCAGGGCGCGCTCCACTCGACTGACCTGCTTGGTCAGCGCGCGCAGTTCGGCCTTGGCCTGCAGCAGCTTGTCCTCCAGTTGCAGCATGAACCAGTCGGCGAAGGGGTCATCCTGGCTGCTGGCGTGCTTGAGCAGGTTGGTGACGCCGATGTAACCAGGCATGCCCATGATCGAGTGTACCCCTTCGCGGCCCATGCGGCCTTGCCACAGCCGCGCCGCATGGTGGGTGTGTAGGGTGAGGGTGATGCTGCTGCGCAGGGAGCCCAGGTTGAGCTGGTAGTGATCGGTCATCGCCAGTACCTCGCCGTCGGAATGACGCCGACGATGGGCCTATCCGTGCAATTGGACGCGGATCAACGCGAAGGTGGTCCGCTCGTAATTTCAGGCGGTGGACCTCCTTGGATTCAATGGCATGGGCATCAAATCCACCGAGATCCACTCCTAGGTAGGCGCAAGCGAACCTCGGCAGCGTTGCTTCAGTTCCTCCAGGCAGGAGAGGGCGAGTGGCGAGGCAGTGCGCTGACCACCGCGCTTGGGTCGCTCACCGGGTGGCTGCGCTGGCATGGCCTTCGGTGCGAGCGACGGTGCGGTCGTGGCGGTCGTTGCCTCTGCGCGGGCCGCCCACAGGGTGAACTCGCCTTGGCAGGCACGTTTGATCAAGCCCATCAGGTAGGCGACGGGTTTTCGGATCTCACCGCGGGCGCAGCGCACCGCCGCTTCATTGATCACCGCTTGTTGCTGTTCCGGCTCGAGCTGGCGCATTGCCTGCGAGGCCATGCGCCGCTCGGTCGGATTCAAGGGTAAATCCTCAGGCCACCGTGCTCGGCCAAACTCGACCTGCGCCAGTACTGTACTTTTTTTGCTTTGGTCTTTCTGTACTGTACGGCCGGCGTCGGGATTCCGAACCACAGCCGAAACCGGTGCCTTGCCGCAGGGTTCGGGATCGGTGGCCGAGGTGTGAGCATTCCGAACGGGGTGGCGCAGACCAGGTTCGGAATGTTGCGCTTGCGCGCTTTCGTTCATCAGCGGCAGCGTTTGTTGCTGTGCCGGCGGCAGTGAGCCCAGCTTGTCCTTGTCGCTCTGGGCGACGTGCGGGTCGGCTTGAATTTCGGCCAGCACATGCTGCGTCACATCACGCACCCCCTTGGTGGCATGGAAGAGGTTCTGCAGCAGTAGCCCCACGTAGCCACTGTCCAGCTCAAGCTGTTCGGCCGCCGTCAACGGATCGCCGTGCAGCACGTAGACGCAACCGCGCAGGCAGCCTTGGGCGTCGCGCGAACGGTCGACCAGGCTGAGCCAGCGGGTCGTACGCAGGACGTTCAATGCGCGGGCGATGGTCTCGCGCGACGCCTGGGTCCCACAGGGGCTAGTGGCCAAGTAGGGCTGCAGGTCGTGATAGCGGGGCGTTTTGATCTGGCGCTCGGTGATCAGCCAGTGCAGGACCAGCCAGGTGTTGCGCTCCAACGGGGTCAGCCGACGATCGAGGAGCAATGCTTGTGGCAAGGGATTGTTGTCGCCGTAGTAGATCGTTCGTAGCGCAGGCTCCGCAACAGCGGCAGCTTGGGTGGCCTCACATTCATTGCGGCGTCGAAGGGCGTCGTAGCACTGGCGCACCACGTCTTGCCAGTCCACTTCGTAGAAGCTCAGCATGGTGCCCCTCCGTACAGTTCGACCTGTTGCCAGACCAGCGTCAGGCTGATGTTTTGTTCCTCGGCCAGCATCATCATGGTGTCCAGTGGATCGTTGTCCGGATCTTCCGCCCGCAGTTGGCTCCAGCGGTTCCACACGGCATGCTCCTGGGCTTCACTGAGCTGGACCGGGCGGCCCCTGTGGGTTTCGATCTTCAGCACACGGCGACGCAACGCCGTTTCCGAGTGGTCCAGGCCGAAACAGCGGTACATGATGGTCGAGCTCGCGCCG
The sequence above is drawn from the Pseudomonas putida genome and encodes:
- a CDS encoding STY4528 family pathogenicity island replication protein, which codes for MLSFYEVDWQDVVRQCYDALRRRNECEATQAAAVAEPALRTIYYGDNNPLPQALLLDRRLTPLERNTWLVLHWLITERQIKTPRYHDLQPYLATSPCGTQASRETIARALNVLRTTRWLSLVDRSRDAQGCLRGCVYVLHGDPLTAAEQLELDSGYVGLLLQNLFHATKGVRDVTQHVLAEIQADPHVAQSDKDKLGSLPPAQQQTLPLMNESAQAQHSEPGLRHPVRNAHTSATDPEPCGKAPVSAVVRNPDAGRTVQKDQSKKSTVLAQVEFGRARWPEDLPLNPTERRMASQAMRQLEPEQQQAVINEAAVRCARGEIRKPVAYLMGLIKRACQGEFTLWAARAEATTATTAPSLAPKAMPAQPPGERPKRGGQRTASPLALSCLEELKQRCRGSLAPT
- a CDS encoding single-stranded DNA-binding protein, encoding MSTLFVGEGNIGSVPEFQEFNSNPDEPRRLLRLNVYFDNPVPREGGYEDRGGYWAPVELWHRDAEHWSTLYQKGMRVLVEGRTVKDEWEDSEDNARVTFKVEARRIGILPHRLASVTMREKAQDTPNATRKGGGKKAPRKAG
- a CDS encoding PFL_4669 family integrating conjugative element protein translates to MTDHYQLNLGSLRSSITLTLHTHHAARLWQGRMGREGVHSIMGMPGYIGVTNLLKHASSQDDPFADWFMLQLEDKLLQAKAELRALTKQVSRVERALPTQVDIGDNLNIHPVTLPLFIGSQLGFLAVYLLTDYDALVRRVLLAHHTALIGRPDMENWIDRGAHELRSLFGLAQRYRLAGVNRDDMAANNARAREAIDKFGTPPRKILEGSHRSQFAPPITRSQTTSDPDEPNQPALPEAEAQPTPEVPDEGGEA
- a CDS encoding DUF3158 family protein — translated: MTLADAIARRLSADAYREFAQGASLKGLLKPFKGKGELQQFANTILRMRTQVAELMAVMLAIMAQPPFSLLELRLVVQHSATGTDFLRWRSPDFQRMGVQVWQEAVVHPHLHPELRQALYQLETNRVVLNLQMSSLQSLYRQAVAGASKLEAAELAITRFPTEE
- a CDS encoding helix-turn-helix domain-containing protein, which codes for MPVKEPSPHHIGRQLAKYRRDRRLTQDQVGEHLRISGEAVSRLERGLVELSVTKLLQLADLYGCPVDELLLAISPRPQDQGQQITAIIKELGDADKQFALEFLQTLATHLAQRK
- the ercA gene encoding alcohol dehydrogenase-like regulatory protein ErcA — protein: MSQSFSPLRKFVSPEIIFGAGCRHNVANYAKTFGARKVLVVSDPGVIAAGWVADVEASLQAQGIDYCLYTAVSPNPRVEEVMLGAEIYRENHCDVIVAVGGGSPMDCGKAIGIVVAHGRSILEFEGVDMIRVPSPPLILIPTTAGTSADVSQFVIISNQQERMKFSIVSKAVVPDVSLIDPQTTLSMDPFLSACTGIDALVHAIEAFVSTGHGPLTDPHALEAMRLINGNLVQMIANPTDIALREKIMLGSMQAGLAFSNAILGAVHAMSHSLGGFLDLPHGLCNAVLVEHVVAFNYSSAPERFKVIAEVFGIDCRGLNHRQICGRLVDHLIALKHAIGFHETLGLHGVRTSDIPFLSQHAMDDPCILTNPRESSQRDVEVVYGEAL
- a CDS encoding DUF2857 domain-containing protein, with the translated sequence MSTTFNLLNHAMLNQVLHELRHGRLQRCKALGLADEDIEVLQSLPPTTLSHLAHSSIAWVEVKVDITVLRRLIVQAERDEQNERLINRALKLGASSTIMYRCFGLDHSETALRRRVLKIETHRGRPVQLSEAQEHAVWNRWSQLRAEDPDNDPLDTMMMLAEEQNISLTLVWQQVELYGGAPC
- a CDS encoding MipA/OmpV family protein, which gives rise to MNLTWAVPLGEHTTFTTLLDVQYLSKEAADSPIVERRLQSAVVGMLDYTF
- a CDS encoding NahK/ErcS family hybrid sensor histidine kinase/response regulator: MARPSDEQQRALAGLLGLGDHSARKSHYPELAARLDELEAERNRYKWLFENAVHGIFQASLQEGMRAANPALARMLGYESPQAVLFSLTDLATNLFVGGAEELHTITRALTREHSLHGYETRLRRKDGSHLDVLMNLLLKPGQEGLVEGFVADITERKQAQQHLQQLNDELEQRVAARTDELLEANRNLQQQITERKAIARALRVARDAAETANRSKDKYLAAASHDLLQPLNAARLLISTLRERQLPEAEQLLVERTHQALEGAEDLLTDLLDISRLDQAAVKPDVALYRLDELFGPLVSEFRSVADAEGLKLRARVGDYAISTDLRLLTRILRNFLSNACRYTDEGKILLGARRCGGCLRLEVWDTGRGIAEDRLEAIFLEFNQLDVGRAADRKGVGLGLAIVERIAKILGYRVQVRSWPGRGSMFSIEVPIGEKIPLPIHPAAPQPSAGNPLPGRRLLVVDNEVSILQSMGALLGQWGCEVVTATDEAGALVALQGHAPELILADFHLDHGVVGCEVVRHLREHFATAIPAVIITADRSDQCRRALHKLGAPLLNKPVKPGKLRAVLSQLLG